Proteins encoded within one genomic window of Aerococcus viridans:
- a CDS encoding M23 family metallopeptidase gives MDRKQLVKFISIPLLSSLLILPMDVNARSIEDLTQEKEQLEKQLRELDGESTSQQVKLDGLEARKEQLRTGTIVLQEKIDALTLQMAGQQVTQGQKLGIMGTTGDSTGVHLHFEVYENGIQVDPAPYLGL, from the coding sequence ATGGACAGAAAGCAGCTTGTCAAATTTATAAGTATCCCACTCTTATCGAGTTTGCTCATTCTTCCTATGGATGTAAATGCACGAAGTATTGAAGACCTGACACAAGAGAAAGAGCAGCTTGAGAAGCAACTGCGGGAATTAGATGGAGAAAGCACCAGCCAACAAGTAAAGTTGGATGGTTTAGAAGCAAGGAAGGAGCAGTTGCGAACAGGGACCATCGTACTTCAAGAAAAAATTGATGCGCTCACCTTACAAATGGCAGGGCAACAAGTGACCCAGGGGCAAAAACTGGGCATCATGGGAACCACCGGAGATTCTACGGGCGTCCATCTTCACTTTGAAGTATACGAAAACGGAATCCAGGTCGATCCAGCGCCTTATTTGGGCTTATAA
- a CDS encoding TIGR01906 family membrane protein, giving the protein MRQKIISIIGFIMISLFILSLSIAVTINFTPLYSFDIGYLNISEYVGMPKEQILMNYRILLDYLNTPWIAKLDMPDFPSSVSGLFHFTEVKKLFMLDYLILITSGIGSFWFMQYLNREGQYWRLLRYFQWGILLPLGVVLALLINFDVLFVLFHQVFFNNDAWLFNPSTDPIILALPEAFFMHSFILAFGVIEFLFIIGYFISKKQWIKYEKKTP; this is encoded by the coding sequence TTGAGGCAAAAAATAATCTCCATAATTGGATTCATCATGATTTCGCTTTTCATCCTTTCCCTTTCCATCGCCGTCACCATCAACTTTACGCCGCTCTATTCGTTTGATATTGGTTACTTGAATATATCGGAATATGTAGGCATGCCGAAAGAGCAAATCTTAATGAACTATCGTATTCTACTAGATTACCTGAATACCCCATGGATAGCGAAACTGGATATGCCGGATTTCCCTAGCTCAGTTAGCGGGTTATTCCACTTCACTGAAGTGAAGAAGTTGTTTATGCTGGACTACCTGATTCTGATTACTTCAGGGATAGGCTCCTTCTGGTTTATGCAGTATCTAAACAGAGAAGGGCAATACTGGCGACTTCTTCGATACTTCCAGTGGGGAATCTTGCTTCCGCTGGGTGTTGTTTTGGCTCTATTGATCAACTTTGATGTGCTGTTTGTGCTATTCCATCAGGTATTCTTTAACAATGATGCTTGGTTATTCAATCCTAGCACCGATCCGATTATATTAGCTTTACCCGAAGCATTCTTTATGCATAGTTTTATATTGGCATTTGGAGTAATCGAATTTTTGTTTATAATAGGGTATTTCATTTCAAAGAAACAATGGATAAAATACGAAAAAAAGACTCCTTGA